One Oncorhynchus clarkii lewisi isolate Uvic-CL-2024 chromosome 32, UVic_Ocla_1.0, whole genome shotgun sequence DNA window includes the following coding sequences:
- the LOC139391887 gene encoding zinc finger protein 516-like, which produces MEVEPKQEQADQSKADAVKRDQEEYDATVSGHTCGLCGRGFPLLSSLSQHMRRHTGEKPYKCPYCEHRAAQKGSLKAHIRSHKLGLLNRSLGKLDCEEGVGEQGQTQGDPKKLDSPADNLANGTSAKKHKVNGKTKSSKKKGEEAVVQDDGKEDEPQTMTEGDSLPGGTFWVDNGDGAGSFPCGSCSQVFPQALLLKAHMKKHRGSLEHGCRICGRRFRQAWFLQSHMRIHRTKSQLRGGSGDSSESQTTLNGVPREPASLVNEDCLYELCAGCGNFFYDRKTLRLHERVHKQSHTPSKPPQQDPANSSSSPAAKRRFLECLNLRAAGAVEAAIEGNLGRRIPELDPVCSYQAWQLVTRGCMVEVTDKSPGWEERLVDAEVAFAREKSEYVPLKQEKRKRQLDSSQRKKKKGAQDVVINGGSGGISHQQGDSRNSRTLLNGLSPETFGILQKKVKDGHQSIKPATKSNSASQPSTPRQEDSLSSSSIKRNSIKDPTYEDTKPYLCKHCDFHTSDPSSFTSHMHKQHKDVRDAHHHILGAIMEEPSHGAPKASGYVEYLRLKSTLLSQPYTNPYVCPPGQERTASSCQSEKSRSLKVKGQSSHDAIIYASLLNLSAPPDGQDEDGGVNHVAAASEGQLVRHQCPFCSHTTHYLEVLWIHQRVAHRVDSGSSLAPKWAPCVTGFKGPKAAGRRTGPPPFLEGKDCPALSVARAKRTQAPGSTATHPSGGGTKRPKTHTSSTTTTSQPNTSQAMVSASRTSTRSPPGGGKSLLPQKKKSSRPTHMEEVANKSVRSKTKAHPKAPAATTTTSTIIQGFSQQSTSSPKTGHYRAAAEGRLLPQEGLGFILARNHGWADHTSHLTPDRTHLHPQPHPHPHSRPRDPPAALKGQDLWSVTNMFGAEGSSGYLAPTTTLGHGKRESTAVNSRDTPMDMGILGLLKNYSPHELAALYQHWGFVDPRLDPQGILQHNGHFENKVHSSTEASKQVIGCSATSTASLRKGT; this is translated from the exons ATGGAGGTGGAGCCGAAGCAGGAGCAGGCGGACCAAAGCAAGGCCGACGCTGTCAAGAGGGACCAGGAGGAGTACGATGCGACGGTCTCTGGCCACACCTGTGGCCTCTGTGGACGGGGCTTCCCTCTCCTGAGCTCGCTGTCCCAGCACATGCGCAGGCACACTGGGGAGAAGCCCTACAAGTGTCCCTACTGTGAACACCGGGCCGCTCAGAAGGGCAGCCTGAAAGCCCACATCCGCAGCCACAAGCTGGGCCTGCTCAACCGGAGCCTGGGCAAGTTGGACTGTGAGGAGGGGGTTGGGGAGCAAGGACAAACACAGGGGGACCCTAAGAAACTGGATAGTCCCGCCGACAACCTCGCCAATGGCACCTCGGCCAAGAAGCACAAAGTCAATGGCAAGACGAAAAGCTCCAAGAAGAAAGGCGAAGAAGCAGTCGTCCAGGATGACGGCAAGGAGGACGAGCCGCAAACCATGACTGAGGGCGATTCACTTCCGGGAGGGACCTTCTGGGTGGACAATGGGGACGGTGCGGGTTCCTTTCCCTGCGGCTCTTGCAGCCAGGTCTTCCCCCAGGCCCTGCTCCTCAAGGCCCACATGAAGAAGCATCGAGGCTCCCTGGAACACGGTTGCCGCATTTGCGGCCGGCGCTTCCGCCAGGCCTGGTTTCTCCAGAGCCACATGCGGATTCATCGGACCAAGAGCCAGCTGCGGGGTGGGAGTGGCGACAGCAGTGAGTCCCAGACCACCCTCAACGGGGTCCCCCGGGAGCCGGCGTCCCTGGTGAACGAGGACTGTCTCTACGAGCTGTGTGCCGGCTGCGGCAACTTCTTCTACGACCGCAAGACCCTCCGGCTGCACGAAAGGGTCCACAAGCAGAGCCACACCCCCAGCAAGCCGCCGCAGCAAGACCCCGCCAACAGCTCGTCGTCACCCGCCGCCAAGAGGCGCTTCCTGGAATGCCTTAACCTCAGGGCAGCCGGGGCTGTAGAGGCAGCTATAGAGGGGAATCTTGGAAGACGGATCCCCGAGCTGGACCCGGTATGCAGTTACCAGGCCTGGCAGTTGGTCACCAGAGGATGTATGGTAGAGGTGACAGATAAAAGCCCAGGCTGGGAGGAGAGGCTGGTGGATGCCGAGGTGGCGTTTGCCCGGGAGAAGAGCGAGTATGTGCCTCTGAAACAGGAGAAGCGGAAGAGGCAGCTGGACTCCTCCcaaagaaagaagaagaaagggGCCCAGGATGTTGTCATTAATGGTGGCAGCGGTGGGATCTCCCACCAGCAGGGTGACAGTAGAAATAGCCGCACCTTATTGAATGGGCTCAGCCCAGAGACGTTTGGGATATTGCAGAAAAAGGTGAAAGATGGTCATCAGTCCATCAAGCCAGCCACTAAATCAAACTCTGCCAGTCAGCCCAGCACACCAAGACAAGAAGATTCTCTATCTTCCTCTTCCATAAAGAGGAATAGTATCAAGGACCCAACCTATGAAG ATACCAAGCCATACCTCTGCAAGCACTGTGACTTCCACACCAGTGACCCCTCTTCCTTCACATCCCACATGCACAAGCAGCACAAGGACGTCAGGGATGCACATCATCACATACTGGGAGCTATTATGGAAGAACCAAGCCACGGCGCTCCCAAGGCCTCAGGTTATGTGGAATATCTCCGGCTGAAGAGCACACTGCTCAGCCAGCCCTACACAAATCCCTACGTCTGTCCTCCTGGCCAGGAGAGGACGGCATCAAGCTGCCAGTCGGAGAAGTCGAGGAGCCTAAAAGTCAAAGGGCAAtcctctcatgatgccatcatcTACGCCAGCCTCCTCAACCTGTCTGCCCCGCCCGATGGCCAGGACGAGGATGGCGGTGTGAATCATGTGGCTGCAGCGTCTGAGGGTCAGCTGGTCAGACACCAGTGTCCGTTCTGCTCCCACACAACCCATTACCTGGAGGTGCTGTGGATCCACCAGCGTGTGGCCCACAGGGTGGATAGTGGCAGCTCCCTGGCCCCCAAGTGGGCCCCCTGCGTCACCGGCTTCAAGGGCCCCAAGGCTGCTGGACGGCGCACGGGGCCCCCGCCCTTTCTGGAGGGCAAAGACTGCCCGGCACTCTCAGTCGCCCGGGCCAAGCGCACACAAGCCCCAGGTTCCACCGCCACACATCCTTCAGGTGGAGGCACCAAGAGGCCAAAGACCCACACAAGCAGTACAACTACTACTTCCCAGCCCAACACCAGCCAGGCCATGGTGTCAGCGTCGCGTACCTCTACAAggtctccccctggtggtgggAAGTCACTCCTACCTCAAAAAAAGAAGTCGAGCCGCCCAACCCATATGGAGGAGGTGGCAAATAAGAGCGTCCGATCTAAAACGAAAGCCCACCCCAAAGCTCctgccgccaccaccaccacctcaaccATCATTCAAGGCTTCTCCCAGCAGTCGACAAGCAGCCCCAAAACCGGACATTATCGGGCGGCTGCCGAGGGAAGGCTGCTTCCGCAAGAGGGCCTCGGCTTTATTCTCGCCAGGAACCATGGCTGGGCCGACCACACGTCCCATCTTACCCCAGACAGAACTCACCTCCACCCCCAGCCCCACCCACACCCCCACAGCCGTCCACGGGATCCACCTGCAGCCCTGAAAGGTCAAGACCTTTGGTCAGTCACAAACATGTTTGGGGCGGAGGGCAGCAGCGGGTACCTGGCACCCACCACCACCCTCGGCCACGGGAAGAGGGAGTCGACTGCTGTGAACAGCAGAGACACCCCGATGGACATGGGCATCCTGGGTCTGTTGAAGAACTACAGCCCCCACGAGCTGGCAGCTCTCTACCAGCACTGGGGCTTTGTAGATCCCAGGCTTGACCCACAAG GGATACTGCAGCACAACGGACATTTTGAAAACAAAGTCCATTCCTCCACAGAGGCCTCCAAACAA GTGATCGGCTGTTCCGCTACTTCAACAGCCTCTCTCAGGAAGGGGACATGA